In a genomic window of Ipomoea triloba cultivar NCNSP0323 chromosome 3, ASM357664v1:
- the LOC116012179 gene encoding ARF guanine-nucleotide exchange factor GNOM-like: protein MGCLNKHIEMNGVCSEPKGGTLKPSRGALACMVNSEIGAVLAVMRRNVRWGVHYAGNDDQLEHSLIQSFKELRKNIFSWQHQWYTIDPIAYLQPFLDVIHSDETGAPITGVALSSIYKFLSLEILDSTTKNVDKALHRIVDAVTSCRFEVTDSASEEVALMKILQVLLACMKSKASVYLGDHHVCNIVNTCFRLVHQASAKSELLQRIARHTMHELVRCIFSHLPDIESKEDGLAQGIRSHGTLEVGSMMEGQTSGNGQSDSGSVNAESNHKAPSDEGSVNAAPSNASSDPLESKDEKVGQSKEIANGGGVSMMDPYGIPCMVEILHFLCSLLKVMDHMEIGPRSNPIAYDEDVPLFALGLINSAIELGGASFGSHPKLLALIQEELFQTLMRFGLSMSPLILSTVTSIVLNLYHHLRAKLKLQLETFFSGVLLRIAENKHGASYQQQEVALEALVDFCRQHVFMAEMYVNFDCDMSCSDIFEDLANLLSKSAFPVNSPLSAMNTLALDGLIAMVEGMGERIEHGSVSEPASSDSEEYKPFWEEVCQDFNDPTHWVPFVQKMKQIKRKLLIGADHFNQDPKKGLEFVQGMHLLPATLDAVSVASFFRYAPGLDKNLVGDFLGSHDEFCIAVLHEFARTFDFRDMNLDTALRVFLETFRLPGESQKIQRVLEAFAERYYEQSQDILANKDAALLLSYSLIMLNTDQHNAQVKKKMTEDDFIRNNRRINGGNDLPREFLSELYHSIRENEIRMMPDAGAGASAMMPSYWIGLVHRSNQTAPFIACDMNPFLDRHLFAILSGPTFAAISVVFDNVEQEDVMKTCVDGFLAIAKISATYNFDEVLDDLVVSLCKFTNLLIPSYFEDFILTYGDDSKARMATTAVFTIANKYGDHIHLGWKNILDCILSLQMYGLLPSRLLSDATDDPESSADVENRSPAVSPSESHVPLLASSTRKSSGLMGRFSQFLYLDIEEPAPQPSEEQIAARQLVLQMIQSCHIDNIFADSKFLQADSLLQLVQALVSAAGKPRKGKQRLEEEGTAVFCLELLIAIALNNRDRIMLLWQRVYDHIASIVQSTVMPCALVEKAVFGLLRICQRLLPYKENLTDELLMSLQLVLKLDARVADAYLEQITLEVKHLVKANAAQIRSHTGWHTIISLLSITARHPEASEAGYETISFIMADGAHLLPANYVLCINAARQFAEYRVGDIDQSVKSLDLMAGSLVCLVRWSQKTKEALVEEAALKMSQDIWEMWLRLVQGLRKVCLDSREAVRNHAILALQRCLTEVDGIHIPNDLWLLCFNQVIFTLLDDLLEITHQNSMKDYSIEGAIVLSLKLMSKVFLQRLQDLFQLPSFSALWLRVLDCSERCMKVKLRGKRSGKIPELVPELLKNTLLVMKTSGILSPGDVTGGDNFWHLTWLHVKNIAPSLQPEIFSPIELEQIQKQQHIQPGLRPLPDASILVASSETTA, encoded by the exons ATGGGGTGCCTGAATAAGCATATTGAAATGAATGGTGTATGTTCAGAGCCCAAAGGTGGCACCTTGAAGCCATCCAGGGGTGCCTTGGCTTGTATGGTGAACTCTGAAATCGGTGCAGTTTTAGCTGTGATGAGGAGAAACGTACGGTGGGGGGTTCATTATGCCGGTAATGATGACCAGTTAGAGCACTCTCTTATTCAATCCTTCAAGGAACTACGGAAAAATATATTCTCATGGCAACACCAATGGTATACTATTGATCCAATTGCCTATCTCCAACCATTTCTGGATGTGATTCATTCTGATGAAACTGGTGCCCCAATCACTGGTGTTGCTTTGtcatccatttacaaattctTAAGCCTTGAAATTCTTGATTCAACTACTAAGAATGTAGATAAGGCTTTGCATCGGATAGTTGATGCTGTAACCAGCTGTCGTTTTGAAGTGACTGATTCTGCCTCTGAAGAAGTGGCGCTGATGAAAATTCTTCAAGTTCTTTTGGCTTGCATGAAAAGTAAGGCATCAGTTTATTTGGGTGACCATCATGTATGCAACATAGTAAATACGTGCTTCCGATTGGTCCATCAGGCAAGTGCCAAAAGTGAACTGTTGCAGAGGATAGCACGTCACACAATGCATGAATTGGTTAGGTGCATTTTTTCTCACCTGCCTGATATTGAGAGTAAAGAAGATGGTTTGGCTCAAGGAATCAGATCACATGGTACCCTTGAG GTAGGTTCGATGATGGAAGGTCAAACTTCTGGGAATGGACAATCTGACAGTGGTTCTGTTAATGCAGAATCTAATCACAAGGCACCGTCAGATGAAGGTTCTGTTAATGCGGCTCCTTCAAATGCATCCTCAGACCCGTTGGAAAGCAAGGATGAAAAGGTTGGCCAGAGTAAGGAGATTGCTAATGGTGGAGGGGTTTCCATGATGGATCCTTATGGGATCCCTTGCATGGTGGAGATACTTCATTTCCTATGTTCCCTTCTGAAAGTGATGGATCACATGGAAATTGGTCCAAGATCCAACCCTATAGCATATGACGAGGATGTTCCCCTTTTTGCACTGGGCTTAATTAATTCAGCAATAGAATTAGGTGGGGCTTCTTTTGGTAGCCATCCAAAATTATTGGCCCTGATACAGGAGGAGTTATTCCAAACTTTGATGCGCTTTGGCTTGTCGATGAGTCCCCTAATCCTTTCAACAGTTACTAGCATTGTTCTCAATCTTTATCATCATCTCCGTGCTAAACTAAAGCTGCAGCTTGAAACATTTTTCTCTGGTGTGCTCTTGAGGATTGCAGAGAATAAGCATGGAGCTTCTTATCAACAGCAGGAGGTTGCTTTAGAAGCTCTTGTTGACTTTTGTAGGCAGCATGTTTTCATGGCTGAGATGTATGTAAACTTCGATTGTGACATGTCTTGCAGCGACATTTTTGAAGACCTTGCTAATCTGTTATCAAAGAGCGCATTCCCAGTTAACAGCCCTTTATCAGCAATGAACACTCTTGCTTTGGATGGTCTGATTGCCATGGTTGAGGGTATGGGTGAGAGAATTGAGCATGGTTCAGTTTCAGAACCTGCTTCGTCAGATTCTGAAGAATATAAGCCATTTTGGGAAGAGGTATGCCAGGACTTCAATGACCCTACTCATTGGGTTCCTTTTGTGCAGAAGATGAAGCAAATTAAGCGGAAGTTGTTGATTGGAGCAGATCACTTTAACCAAGATCCAAAGAAGGGTCTGGAATTTGTTCAAGGAATGCATTTGCTACCTGCTACACTGGATGCCGTAAGTGTAGCATCTTTCTTCAGATATGCACCTGGATTAGATAAGAATCTTGTCGGGGATTTCTTAGGGAGCCATGATGAATTTTGCATTGCAGTGCTTCATGAATTTGCAAGGACATTTGATTTTCGGGACATGAATTTGGATACAGCTCTACGGGTATTTTTGGAAACATTTCGATTGCCTGGAGAGTCACAAAAAATACAGAGAGTTCTTGAAGCATTTGCTGAAAGATATTATGAGCAATCGCAAGATATTCTGGCAAACAAAGATGCTGCTCTCCTCCTGTCGTATTCACTTATAATGCTTAACACTGATCAACACAATGCACAAGTTAAGAAGAAGATGACAGAAGATGATTTCATCCGTAACAATCGGAGAATTAATGGAGGAAATGACTTGCCTCGAGAGTTTCTGTCTGAGCTATACCACTCCATACGTGAGAATGAGATTCGCATGATGCCAGATGCAGGTGCTGGAGCCTCTGCTATGATGCCAAGCTATTGGATTGGTCTAGTTCACAGATCAAACCAAACTGCACCATTTATAGCGTGTGATATGAATCCTTTCCTTGACAGGCATCTTTTTGCCATATTGTCCGGACCCACATTTGCTGCCATCTCTGTGGTTTTTGATAATGTGGAGCAGGAAGATGTTATGAAGACCTGTGTTGATGGCTTCTTGGCCATTGCTAAGATTTCAGCAACCTATAATTTTGATGAAGTGTTGGATGATTTGGTTGTATCACTATGCAAATTTACGAACTTGTTGATTCCGTCCTACTTTGAAGACTTTATTCTTACATACGGAGATGACAGTAAGGCGAGAATGGCAACTACAGCAGTCTTCACCATAGCAAATAAGTATGGTGACCATATTCACTTGGGttggaaaaatattttggatTGCATTTTAAGCTTGCAAATGTATGGACTTCTTCCTTCCCGTCTTCTCAGTGATGCAACTGATGATCCAGAGTCTTCTGCTGATGTAGAAAACAGATCTCCTGCAGTTTCTCCTTCGGAATCTCATGTCCCTCTACTAGCTTCTTCTACCAGGAAGTCATCTGGCTTAATGGGCCGATTTAGCCAGTTTTTATATCTGGATATTGAAGAGCCTGCACCTCAGCCAAGTGAAGAGCAGATTGCTGCACGCCAACTCGTTCTCCAGATGATCCAAAGTTGTCACATAGATAACATATTTGCAGACAGTAAATTTCTGCAAGCAGATTCCCTATTGCAGCTTGTTCAGGCTCTTGTTTCGGCTGCAGGAAAGCCTCGTAAAGGAAAGCAGCGTTTGGAAGAGGAAGGGACTGCAGTATTTTGCTTGGAGTTGTTGATTGCAATTGCACTAAATAATAGGGACAGGATTATGCTTCTTTGGCAACGTGTTTACGATCACATAGCCAGTATAGTGCAGTCAACTGTTATGCCTTGTGCTCTGGTGGAGAAGGCTGTTTTTGGACTTCTTCGAATCTGCCAGCGTTTGCTTCCTTACAAAGAGAACCTAACTGATGAGCTTCTTATGTCTCTGCAACTGGTATTGAAACTCGATGCCCGGGTTGCTGATGCATATCTGGAACAGATTACCCTAGAAGTCAAACACCTTGTGAAAGCAAATGCCGCACAAATACGATCTCACACGGGTTGGCACACAATCATTTCACTGCTTTCAATCACAGCTCGGCATCCAGAAGCATCAGAGGCAGGATATGAGACAATTTCATTTATCATGGCTGATGGGGCCCACCTGTTGCCTGCAAATTATGTCCTCTGCATTAACGCAGCCAGGCAGTTTGCAGAGTACCGGGTTGGAGATATTGATCAATCTGTAAAATCCTTGGATCTGATGGCAGGTTCGCTCGTATGTCTTGTGAGATGGTCTCAGAAGACGAAGGAAGCGCTAGTAGAGGAGGCCGCCTTAAAAATGTCTCAAGATATATGGGAGATGTGGCTGAGGCTGGTACAAGGGCTAAGAAAAGTATGCTTAGACTCTCGAGAAGCAGTCAGGAATCACGCAATTTTGGCATTACAAAGGTGCTTGACAGAAGTGGATGGAATCCATATTCCAAACGACTTGTGGTTGCTATGCTTCAATCAAGTGATTTTCACGTTACTGGATGACTTGCTCGAAATCACACATCAGAATTCCATGAAGGATTATAGCATTGAAGGGGCGATCGTTTTGTCTTTGAAACTCATGTCGAAAGTCTTTTTGCAGCGCCTGCAGGACCTCTTTCAGTTGCCATCTTTCTCTGCACTATGGTTAAGGGTTCTCGATTGCTCAGAGAGATGCATGAAGGTAAAACTTAGGGGGAAACGAAGCGGGAAAATCCCTGAACTCGTTCCAGAGCTCCTCAAGAACACTTTGCTCGTCATGAAGACCAGTGGGATTCTCTCACCCGGTGACGTTACAGGGGGCGACAACTTCTGGCATCTGACATGGTTGCACGTGAAAAACATAGCCCCATCTCTTCAACCAGAAATTTTCTCCCCAATCGAACTAGAGCAAATCCAGAAGCAGCAGCATATCCAACCAGGACTCCGTCCCCTGCCCGATGCA
- the LOC116011945 gene encoding ARF guanine-nucleotide exchange factor GNOM-like, whose product MGCLNKHIEMNGVCSEPKGGTLKPSRGALACMVNSEIGAVLAVMRRNVRWGVHYAGNDDQLEHSLIQSFKELRKNIFSWQHQWNTIDPIAYLQPFLDVIHSDETGAPITGVALSSIYKFLSLEILDSTTKNVDKALHRIVDAVTSCRFEVTDSASEEVALMKILQVLLACMKSKASVYLGDHHVCNIVNTCFRLVHQASAKSELLQRIARHTMHELVRCIFSHLPDIESKEDGLAQGSRSHGTLEVGSMIEGQTSGDGQSDSGSVNAESNHKAPSDEGSVNAAPSNASSDPLESKDEKVGQSKEIANGEGLPMMDPYGIPCMVEILHFLCSLLKVMDHMEIGPRSNPIAYDEDVPLFALGLINSAIELGGASFGSHPKLLALIQEELFQTLMRFGLSMSPLILSTVTSIVLNLYHHLRAKLKLQLETFFSGVLLRIAENKHGASYQQQEVALEALVDFCRQHVFMTEMYVNFDCDMSCSDIFEDLANLLSKSAFPVNSPLSAMNTLALDGLIAMIEGMGERIGHGSVSEPASSDSEEYKPFWEEVCQDFNDPTHWVPFVQKMKQIKRKLLIGADHFNQDPKKGLEFVQGMHLLPATLDAVSVASFFRYAPGLDKNLVGDFLGSHDEFCIAVLHEFSRTFDFRDMNLDTALRVFLETFRLPGESQKIQRVLEAFAERYYEQSQDILANKDAALLLSYSLIMLNTDQHNAQVKKKMTEDDFIRNNRRINGGNDLPREFLSELYHSIRENEIRMMPDASAGASAMMPSYWIGLVHRSNQTAPFIACDMKPYLDRHLFAILSGPTIAAISVVFDNVEQEDVLKTCVDGFLAIAKISATYNFDEVLDDLVVSLCKFTNLLIPSYFEDFILTYGDDSKARMATTAVFTIANKYGDHIHLGWKNILDCILSLQRLGLLPSRLLRDATDDPESSADVENRSPAVSPSESHVPLLASSTRKSSGLMGRFSQFLYLDIEEPAPQPSEEQIAASQLTLQMIQSCHIDNIFADSKFLQADSLLQLVQALVSAAGKPCKGKQRLEEEGTAVFCLELLIAIALNNRDRIMLLWQRVYDHIASIVQSTVMPCALVEKAVFGLLRICQRLLPYKENLTDELLMSLQLVLKLDARVADAYLEQITQEVKHLVKANAAQIRSHTGWRTIISLLSITARHPEASEAGYETLSFIMADGAHLLPANYVLCINAARQFAEYRVGDIDQSVKSLDLMAGSLVCLVRWSQKTKEALVEEAALKMSQDIWEMWLRLVQGLRKVCLDSREAVRNHAILALQRCLTEVDGIHIPNDLWLLCFNQVIFTLLDDLLEITHQNSMKDYSIEGAIVLSLKLMSKVFLQRLQDLFQLPSFSALWLRVLDCTERCMKVKLRGKRSGKIPELVPELLKNTLLVMKTSGILSPGDLTEGDNFWHLTWLHVKNIAPSLQPEIFSPIELEQIQKQQHIQAGIRPLPDASILVASSETTA is encoded by the exons ATGGGGTGCCTGAATAAGCATATTGAAATGAATGGTGTATGTTCAGAGCCCAAAGGTGGCACCTTGAAGCCATCCAGGGGTGCCTTGGCTTGTATGGTGAACTCTGAAATTGGTGCAGTTTTAGCTGTGATGAGGAGAAACGTACGGTGGGGGGTTCATTATGCCGGTAATGATGACCAGTTAGAGCACTCTCTTATTCAATCCTTCAAGGAACTACGGAAAAATATATTCTCATGGCAACACCAATGGAATACTATTGATCCAATTGCCTATCTCCAACCATTTCTGGATGTGATTCACTCTGATGAAACTGGTGCCCCAATCACTGGTGTTGCTTTGtcatccatttacaaattctTAAGCCTTGAAATTCTTGATTCAACTACTAAGAATGTAGATAAGGCTTTGCATCGGATAGTTGATGCTGTAACCAGCTGTCGTTTTGAAGTGACTGATTCTGCCTCTGAAGAAGTGGCGCTAATGAAAATTCTTCAAGTTCTTTTGGCTTGCATGAAAAGTAAGGCATCAGTTTATTTGGGTGACCATCATGTATGCAACATAGTAAATACATGCTTCCGATTGGTCCATCAGGCAAGTGCCAAAAGTGAACTGTTGCAGAGGATAGCACGTCACACAATGCATGAATTGGTTAGGTGCATTTTTTCTCACCTGCCTGATATTGAGAGTAAAGAAGATGGTTTGGCTCAAGGAAGCAGATCACATGGTACCCTTGAG GTTGGTTCGATGATTGAAGGTCAAACTTCTGGGGATGGACAATCTGACAGTGGTTCTGTTAATGCAGAATCTAATCACAAGGCACCGTCGGATGAAGGTTCTGTTAATGCGGCTCCTTCAAATGCATCCTCAGACCCGTTGGAAAGCAAGGATGAAAAGGTTGGCCAGAGTAAGGAGATTGCTAATGGTGAAGGGCTTCCCATGATGGATCCTTATGGGATCCCTTGCATGGTGGAGATACTTCATTTCCTATGTTCCCTTCTGAAAGTGATGGATCACATGGAAATTGGTCCAAGATCCAACCCTATAGCATATGACGAGGATGTTCCCCTTTTTGCACTGGGCTTAATTAATTCAGCAATAGAATTAGGTGGGGCTTCTTTTGGTAGCCATCCAAAATTATTGGCCCTGATACAGGAGGAGTTATTCCAAACTTTGATGCGCTTTGGCTTGTCGATGAGTCCCCTAATCCTTTCAACAGTTACTAGCATTGTTCTCAATCTTTATCATCATCTCCGTGCTAAACTAAAGCTGCAGCTTGAAACATTTTTCTCTGGTGTGCTCTTGAGGATTGCAGAGAATAAGCATGGAGCTTCTTATCAACAGCAGGAGGTTGCTTTAGAAGCTCTTGTTGACTTTTGTAGGCAGCATGTTTTCATGACTGAGATGTATGTAAACTTCGATTGTGACATGTCTTGCAGCGACATTTTTGAAGACCTTGCTAATCTGTTATCAAAGAGCGCATTCCCAGTTAACAGCCCTTTATCAGCAATGAACACTCTTGCTTTGGATGGTCTGATTGCCATGATTGAGGGTATGGGTGAGAGAATTGGGCATGGTTCAGTTTCAGAACCTGCTTCGTCAGATTCTGAAGAATATAAGCCATTTTGGGAAGAGGTATGCCAGGACTTCAATGACCCTACTCATTGGGTTCCTTTTGTGCAGAAGATGAAGCAAATTAAGCGGAAGTTGTTGATTGGAGCAGATCACTTTAACCAAGATCCAAAGAAGGGTCTGGAATTTGTTCAAGGAATGCATTTGCTACCTGCTACACTGGATGCCGTAAGTGTAGCATCTTTCTTCAGATATGCACCTGGATTAGATAAGAATCTTGTCGGGGATTTCTTAGGGAGCCATGATGAATTTTGCATTGCAGTGCTTCATGAATTCTCAAGGACATTTGATTTTCGGGACATGAATTTGGATACAGCTCTACGGGTATTTTTGGAAACATTTCGATTGCCTGGAGAGTCACAAAAAATACAGAGAGTTCTTGAAGCATTTGCTGAAAGATATTATGAGCAATCGCAAGATATTCTGGCAAACAAAGATGCTGCTCTCCTCCTGTCGTATTCACTTATAATGCTTAACACTGATCAACACAATGCACAAGTTAAGAAGAAGATGACAGAAGATGATTTCATCCGTAACAATCGGAGAATTAATGGAGGAAATGACTTGCCTCGAGAGTTTCTGTCTGAGCTATACCACTCCATACGTGAGAATGAGATTCGCATGATGCCAGATGCAAGTGCTGGAGCCTCTGCTATGATGCCAAGCTATTGGATTGGTCTAGTTCACAGATCAAACCAAACTGCACCATTTATAGCATGTGATATGAAACCTTACCTTGACAGGCATCTCTTTGCCATATTGTCTGGGCCCACAATTGCTGCCATCTCTGTGGTTTTTGATAACGTGGAGCAGGAAGATGTTTTGAAGACCTGTGTTGATGGCTTCTTGGCCATTGCTAAGATTTCAGCAACCTATAATTTTGATGAAGTGTTGGATGATTTGGTTGTATCACTATGCAAATTTACGAACTTGTTGATTCCGTCCTACTTTGAAGACTTTATTCTTACATATGGAGATGACAGTAAGGCGAGAATGGCAACTACAGCAGTCTTCACCATAGCAAATAAGTATGGTGACCATATTCACTTGGGttggaaaaatattttggatTGCATTTTAAGCTTGCAAAGGTTGGGACTTCTTCCTTCCCGTCTTCTCAGGGATGCAACTGATGATCCAGAGTCTTCTGCTGATGTAGAAAACAGATCTCCTGCAGTTTCTCCTTCGGAATCTCATGTCCCTCTACTAGCTTCTTCTACTAGGAAGTCATCTGGCTTAATGGGCCGATTTAGCCAGTTTTTATATCTGGATATTGAAGAGCCTGCACCTCAGCCAAGTGAAGAGCAGATTGCTGCTAGCCAACTCACTCTCCAGATGATCCAAAGTTGTCACATAGATAACATATTTGCGGACAGTAAATTTCTGCAAGCAGATTCCCTGTTGCAGCTTGTTCAGGCACTTGTTTCGGCTGCAGGAAAGCCTTGTAAAGGAAAGCAGCGTTTGGAAGAGGAAGGGACTGCAGTATTTTGCTTGGAGTTGTTGATTGCAATTGCACTAAATAATAGGGACAGGATTATGCTTCTTTGGCAACGTGTTTACGACCACATAGCCAGTATAGTGCAGTCAACTGTAATGCCTTGTGCTCTGGTGGAGAAGGCTGTTTTTGGACTTCTTCGAATCTGCCAGCGTTTGCTTCCTTACAAAGAGAACCTAACTGATGAGCTTCTTATGTCTCTGCAACTGGTATTGAAACTCGATGCCCGGGTTGCTGATGCATATCTGGAACAGATTACCCAGGAAGTCAAGCACCTTGTGAAAGCAAATGCCGCACAAATACGATCTCACACGGGTTGGCGCACAATCATTTCACTGCTTTCCATCACAGCTCGGCATCCAGAAGCATCAGAGGCAGGATACGAGACACTTTCATTTATCATGGCTGATGGGGCCCACCTATTGCCTGCAAATTATGTCCTCTGCATTAACGCAGCCAGGCAGTTTGCAGAGTACCGAGTTGGAGATATTGATCAATCTGTAAAATCCTTGGATCTGATGGCAGGTTCGCTCGTATGTCTTGTGAGATGGTCTCAGAAGACGAAGGAAGCGCTAGTAGAGGAGGCCGCCTTAAAAATGTCTCAGGATATATGGGAGATGTGGCTGAGGCTGGTACAAGGGCTAAGAAAAGTATGCTTAGACTCTCGAGAAGCAGTCAGGAATCACGCAATTTTGGCATTACAAAGGTGCTTGACAGAAGTGGATGGAATCCATATTCCAAATGACTTGTGGTTGCTATGCTTCAATCAAGTGATTTTCACGTTACTGGATGACTTGCTCGAAATCACACATCAGAATTCTATGAAGGATTATAGCATTGAAGGGGCGATCGTTTTGTCTTTGAAACTCATGTCGAAAGTCTTTTTGCAGCGCCTGCAGGACCTCTTTCAGTTGCCATCTTTCTCTGCACTATGGTTAAGGGTTCTCGATTGCACAGAGAGATGCATGAAGGTAAAACTTAGGGGGAAACGAAGCGGGAAAATCCCTGAACTCGTTCCAGAGCTCCTCAAGAACACTTTGCTCGTCATGAAGACCAGTGGGATTCTCTCACCCGGTGACCTTACAGAGGGCGACAACTTCTGGCATCTGACATGGTTGCACGTAAAAAACATAGCTCCATCTCTTCAACCTGAAATTTTCTCCCCAATCGAACTAGAGCAAATCCAGAAGCAGCAGCATATCCAAGCAGGAATCCGTCCCCTGCCCGATGCAAGCATTCTAGTTGCATCAAGTGAAACCACAGCGTAA
- the LOC116012022 gene encoding uncharacterized protein LOC116012022 — MGACVSTQSQASQQMVGSRKKRLFKRRHGKVVPGSVPEDARKMDSDFVHTTTTCRRSAVSNSMYHLTQLQWHHSQRGSNVICQEESWFDTASILDSETDEDFSSVYGDFFPSRLSGQVIQYEVHERYIKLDGSKPDKVANKDFKEPKGLALLTAPGYDLPSMKNPQEVDLINKKKLDRGYGSFNIVSSNRHDAAGGDNVLKTVLPKLGSSVSFNDKIISASNSGICSQTRKSTVIXECVYQVFWFLRCWGGFGALITMGACVSTQSQASQQMVGSRKKRLFKRRHGKVVPGSVPEDARKMDSDFVHTTTTCRRSAVSNSMYHLTQLQWHHSQRGSNVICQEESWFDTASILDSETDEDFSSVYGDFFPSRLSGQVIQYEVHERYIKLDGSKPDKVANKDFKEPKGLALLTAPGYDLPSMKNPQEVDLINKKKLDRGYGSFNIVSSNRHDAAGGDNVLKTVLPKLGSSVSFNDKIISASNSGICSQTRKSTVIRLSITQINESPEAADAVCTPKKYLYRPRAGLIIPCCTDEKQASGTWSAIEPSNFKLRADTYFTDKKKAPAPNFCPYTAIGVDLFKSPRKINHIAQHLELPPMKPDENLPSLLIVNIQLPNYTAAMFLGDGDGEGTSLVLYFKLSEGYEQDISPQFQESIKKLVEDDMEKVKGFAKESTVPYRERLKIMVGVVNPDDLVSTSTERKLLNAYNEKPVLSRPQHEFYQGPNYFEIDLDIHRFSYIARKGLDAFRERLKEGILDLGLTIQAQKPEELPETVLCCVRLNKIDFVDRGQIPTLMRVEDNEQCSQSGIRGLLTDA, encoded by the exons ATGGGTGCTTGCGTGTCGACACAATCCCAGGCTTCCCAGCAGATGGTTGGGTCGCGGAAGAAGCGCCTCTTCAAACGCCGCCATGGGAAGGTTGTTCCAGGTTCTGTTCCTGAGGATGCCAGGAAAATGGATAGTGATTTTGTTCACACCACCACCACGTGCAGACGATCTGCGGTTTCTAACTCCATGTACCATCTTACCCAGCTGCAATGGCACCATAGCCAAAGAGGTTCCAATG TAATTTGCCAAGAAGAGTCATGGTTTGACACTGCTAGCATTCTGGACTCTGAAACAGATGAAGACTTTAGCAGTGTTTATGGAG ATTTTTTCCCTAGCAGGCTAAGTGGGCAAGTGATACAATATGAAGTCCATGAAAGATATATAAAGCTGGATGGCAGTAAACCAGATAAAGTTGCAAACAAAGATTTCAAGGAGCCAAAaggacttgcacttttaactgCCCCAGGCTATGACCTCCCATCTATGAAGAATCCTCAGGAGGTAGATCTCATAAACAAGAAAAAGTTGGACCGCGGTTATGGCAGTTTTAATATTGTATCATCCAACAGACATGACGCTGCAGGAGGCGATAATGTCTTGAAGACTGTCTTGCCTAAGCTGGGAAGTTCTGTGAGTTTCAATGACAAGATCATTTCTGCGTCAAATTCAGGAATTTGTTCTCAAACCAGGAAATCCACTGTCATCAGNGAG TGTGTTTATCAGGTATTTTGGTTTCTGCGTTGCTGGGGTGGTTTTGGTGCGTTGATTACAATGGGTGCTTGCGTGTCGACACAATCCCAGGCTTCCCAGCAGATGGTTGGGTCGCGGAAGAAGCGCCTCTTCAAACGCCGCCATGGGAAGGTTGTTCCAGGTTCTGTTCCTGAGGATGCCAGGAAAATGGATAGTGATTTTGTTCACACCACCACCACGTGCAGACGATCTGCGGTTTCTAACTCCATGTACCATCTTACCCAGCTGCAATGGCACCATAGCCAAAGAGGTTCCAATG TAATTTGCCAAGAAGAGTCATGGTTTGACACTGCTAGCATTCTGGACTCTGAAACAGATGAAGACTTTAGCAGTGTTTATGGAG ATTTTTTCCCTAGCAGGCTAAGTGGGCAAGTGATACAATATGAAGTCCATGAAAGATATATAAAGCTGGATGGCAGTAAACCAGATAAAGTTGCAAACAAAGATTTCAAGGAGCCAAAaggacttgcacttttaactgCCCCAGGCTATGACCTCCCATCTATGAAGAATCCTCAGGAGGTAGATCTCATAAACAAGAAAAAGTTGGACCGCGGTTATGGCAGTTTTAATATTGTATCATCCAACAGACATGACGCTGCAGGAGGCGATAATGTCTTGAAGACTGTCTTGCCTAAGCTGGGAAGTTCTGTGAGTTTCAATGACAAGATCATTTCTGCGTCAAATTCAGGAATTTGTTCTCAAACCAGGAAATCCACTGTCATCAGGCTATCTATAACGCAGATTAATGAATCACCAGAAGCTGCAGATGCCGTTT GTACACCGAAAAAATACCTTTACCGTCCAAGAGCAGGACTCATAATTCCTTGCTGTACAGACGAAAAACAGGCCTCAGGAACTTGGTCTGCTATTGAGCCCTCAAATTTTAAGCTCAGAGCTGATACTTATTTTAC AGATAAGAAGAAAGCCCCTGCTCCAAATTTCTGTCCTTATACTGCTATTGGAGTTGATTTATTCAAGTCTCCAAGAAAGATCAATCACATTGCACAGCACCTCGAGCTTCCCCCGATGAAACCAGATGAAAATCTTCCTTCATTACTCATAGTTAACATTCAG CTGCCTAATTATACTGCTGCAATGTTCCTTGGAGATGGTGACGGGGAGGGCACGAGCCTTGTCTTGTACTTTAAACTTTCTGAAGGTTATGAACAAGACATCTCCCCACAATTCCAGGAGAGCATTAAG AAACTAGTTGAAGATGACATGGAAAAGGTTAAAGGATTTGCAAAAGAGTCAACAGTTCCCTATAGGGAAAGGCTGAAGATCATGGTTGGGGTGGTTAATCCAGATGATCTTGTATCAACTTCAACCGAAAGGAAACTTCTGAATGCATACAATGAAAAACCAGTGCTGTCCCGCCCTCAACACGAATTCTACCAG GGTCCAAACTACTTTGAGATTGATCTGGACATCCATCGCTTCAGCTACATTGCAAGAAAGGGACTCGATGCATTCAGAGAACGCCTGAAAGAGGGGATTCTGGATCTTGGCTTGACAATCCAG GCACAAAAACCAGAAGAGTTGCCTGAGACAGTGCTGTGCTGTGTAAGACTAAACAAGATTGACTTTGTGGACAGAGGACAAATCCCAACACTGATGAGGGTTGAGGATAATGAGCAATGTTCCCAGAGTGGCATCCGTGGACTGCTGACAGATGCTTGA